TTAATATGGTAATGGGTACTGAGCTCACCAGTCAGCGTAAGGGATAAATCAACGGTACGGTTTTTACACGCTTGCTGCTCTTCATCGCGCATAATAAGCACTTTTGGCAAATGGCGACTGCGATCGTTGGTTGCCACAACCAAGCCCACACAGCCATTTCGCAGTTCCACCACACTACCCGGCGGATATAAGCCAATCGTCTGGATAAAGGCAAGCACAAGTTTTTCGTCGAATTGTGTCCCGCGACATTCATACAGAATGCGCAATGCTTCTGTTGTGGGTCTGGCTTTTGCGTACACTCTGTCGCAAGTCATGGCATCGTAGGCATCGACTATTGCGATCATCTTGCTAAATAAGGAAATTTCCGAATCTTGTAACCCCTGCGGATAGCCCTTACCATCGGGTCGTTCGTGATGACAAAACGCAACATCAATCGCCCCTTCGTACATATTGGGACTCGCAGCAAGCAACTTCCTGCCGTGAGCCGAATGGGCTTTCATTACTGCCATTTCTTTATCGCTAAGCTTGCCCGGCTTATTAAGTATTTCATCGGGAATACGTATTTTACCGACGTCATGCAACAAGCCACATAAACCAAGATTATTTAACTGCTCTTCAGGTAAACCCAAAGCACGGCCAAAAACCAATGCCAGAATGCATACGTGCATCGAATGCTCTGCAGTATATCTGTCTTCATCACGCATACGGGTCATCCACGAAAGTGCATCGGGATTGCGGATAACAGATTCGGCATTTTTACGTACTATTTTGCGAACTTTTTTCTCTTCTACAGACCGACCCAGGCGAATATCATCGAACAAGCTGGAAATAAATTTGTAGGTATCTACTGTGAGTTTACGGGCAATCGCATGCTCTTCTTCTACCGGTGTTGCTACAGCAAATAATTTTGCTGTACGTCGCCGGGAGGGCTTATTGTCAAGCAACGCACCCTCTTTCGCAAAAGGCATTTCAGTATTATGAACCCATACATGCTCACAGTACTGGGCGAGCTCCTCGATATCTTTGGCAGACTCAACCTCCAAGCCCTGAATTAGAAATGGTGTTTCAAGCCAGTCCCTATCCAATTTGGTAACGTACATACCAACATGGAGATCACGCACGTTAATTTTTTTGTCGAACCGGCTGTGAACTCCAATCAGGTTTTCAAATTCATCAGACATAAATCTGCCTTTGCTAATGCTTGATAATGAGTCCTTTTTTCTGATATTCCCGTAAACGAATATCAAAGCTGCCATCGCGCCACACTTGCTTGATTAAAAAGCGACGTGGTAGTTCACCGCTTTCGATGTGCGATAAATCTTTTACAACTTCTTTTTCCCGCACGGATTTCGTTTCATCGAGCAATAAAATAACCTTGGGTAAATGTCTTAACTTTGGATTTGACTCAATGACGATTCCAACATCGCCGCTATACAGTTCTACAATACTGCCCGCAGGGTACAAGCCAATAGTTTCGATAAATTTTATTGCTAACGCTTCGTCAAACTGCTTCCCTTTTTCGTTGTAAATAATTTTCAAAGCTTCAGTTGATGTTTTCGCCGGTGCATAGCACCGGTCGGCAGTCATTGCATCGTAGGCATCGACCAGCGCGACGATACGGGAATAGCGGGAAATTCCGTGGCCAGGCAGTTTTCTGGGGTATCCTGTGCCATCGATGCGTTCATGGTGACTGTAGGCTACGTCGATCGCGCCATTGAAAATATTGCTGCTTGCTAATAAAAGATTGCGGCCGTGCACCGTGTGGGCTTTCATCAAACGCATTTCTTTAGGGGTAAGGCTCGCAGGCTTGTCAACGATTTCCTGTGGCACACGCATTTTGCCAACGTCGTGTAACAGCCCACAAAACCCAAGATTATGGAGCTCCTGCTCGTCCATGCCTAGCTGGCGTCCAAACGCAATCGACATTATGCAAACATTGAGACAATGCTCCGCGGTGTATTCACGCTCATCACGAATTTTTGACATCCACAACAGCGCATCGGGATGACGAATAACTGATTGCACACAATCGTTCACCATGTCTCGGGCACTGCTGCCATCGAGCGCTCCGCCGAGGCGGATATCATCAAGTAAGGATTTGGTAAGGCTGCGCGCCTCCCTGAATGTTTTATAGGTTTTTCGGTGTTCTTCCTGGATAGATACAGACGGCCCGGCGAAAGCAGTGCCCGCGCGCGCCTGACTTGCGGTACCCACGCCGGAGCTGGGGCCACTCACTTTCGAACTGTAATCTGTATCCACCCAAACGTATTCGCAGAACTCCGCTACAATTTCGATGTCATCCTGTTCTTCAAGTAGGAAACCTTGCATGATGAAAGGGGTATCTAACCAATCTCGGTCGAGTTTGGATACAAACATCCCTACACGCAGTTCTCCCACATGCATTTTTACAGTTTTCGGCATTTGCGACACGGCCTGCAAACGGTTAGACGGGAATTAAACCAGCAGAGCTAACTGCCCTGCAGGTTTAAGTATAGAAGCACCACCGGGAGGGACAGAAGAATTTACATAACGCTGAGGAGCGCCTGGCAGAATGGCTGAATATTCGCTTCAGAAAGCCCGGCAAGGTTTATACGGCTGGACTCAACCATGTACACGGCGTGATTTTGAGCAAGATCCTGAACCTGAGACGCACTCAGCCCAAGGAAAGAAAACATACCTCGCTGATGCTGAATATGATCAAAGCGGCCACCAGCACCGTCACTTCGAAGTTGATCTACCAACCGGGTGCGCATCTCAAGAATTCGCTCGCGCATGCAGCCCAATTCCGAGAGCCATTGCTCAAACAAAACCTTATTAGCAAGAATATGTGCAACAATGGCTGCACCGTGTGCTGGCGGCATGGAGTAAATGCCTCGCACAATACTCGCAAAATGCGAATTTGCAATTTGAGGCGCTGCGCTCTTCAGGGCCACAGCGCCCACGCGCTCACGGTATAGACCAAAATTTTTCGAACAGGAAACCGCTAGTAGGACTTCCGGCAGATGCTCACAAAGCAGACGTAAGCCGTAGGCATCGCTTGCGACGTCTTCACCAAATCCTTGATAGGCCATGTCCACAAAAGGTACAAAGCCCTTGAGTTGTGCCAAATCAGAAATTGCATGCCACTGTTCCCGTGTTAAATCGGCACCACTAGGATTGTGGCAGCACGCGTGAAGCAGCACCAAATCGCCTTTTTTAACCTCTACCAGGCCAGCCATCATGGCATCGAATCTTAATTGATGTGTTTCGAAGTCATAATAAGGGTAGGTTTTAAGTTGAATACCTGCATCGCCCAACAAGGGCATATGATTGCCCCATGTGGGGTCACTCACCCAAATTGTCGCACCCGCATAGGCTCGCTTGATAAGCTCCGCAGCAACACGCAGTGCCCCACAGCCACCGGGGGTTTGCACTAACGCCATTTCCGACTTGGCACTGTGATCAGCCCCCAAAGCCAAATCGATCATCAATGCGTTGAACTGAGAATTACCTACTGGGCCGATATAGGCTTTGGAAGTTTCGCTCGCCAAGAGAAATTCCTCAGCTTGTTTAACGCTCGACAGCACGGGTGTTTGCAAGTGCTCGTCGCGATAAACGCCAACACCTAAATCAATTTTGTGATCACGGGGGTCACTATTAAATTGCGCGATAACCCCAAGAATCGGGTCGGCGGGAATCGGTTTCAGAGATTCGAACATAAGATTGTGTGACTCTGGTTGAGCGTTTAAAGTGAGCGCTTCGATTATTAGAAAAGCCGCCGATTCTACCCTGCATAAACGGACTACGCCATGGCCAGCGAAGAGCTCGATAATTACGATCACAAAATTTTAAAGCTATTGCAAACCGACGCCAGCATTTCCATGAATGATTTGGGAGATAAAGTAGGCTTATCGCACACACCTTGTTGGCGTCGCGTGAAGCGCCTAGAGGAGATGGGTTATATTCGAGGTAATGTGATGTTATTAAATGCCTCGCAACTGAATCTGGGAGTGGCGGTTCATGCCTACATAACCATTAAGAGTCACGACGAAGATTCTCTGGTCGCGTTTGAAAGTTCAGTGCAGCCTATTCCAGAAATCGTGGAATGTTACTCGATCACTGGTGACAAAGATTACTTGCTACGCGTCGTTGTCGCTAGTGTTGATCATTATGAGAAGCTGCTTAAGAGTACGATTGTTCATTTACCAAATGTCGCTTCGGTAAATTCTGTGTTTGCTTTAAAGCAGGTTAAATATACAACGGCTTTACCGTTGTGAGACAACGGTAAAGCCGTTGTGGAACGGCGGCGTAGCCGCCTGCTGGGCACGTTCGCTTTGCTCACTACGGGAACGCCCGCCTCGCGGGCTTCTGGGGTTTTTGGGCGCTTTGCTTCGCTCGCGTATGAAGACTACGGGAAATGAGCCAACAGTGAGCGATGGCGAATGTCCCACGCGCCCCACCAGCGCGTATTTACCTGCTTTGCAGGCAAAAAAAAGCCCACCAAAGGTGGGCTGGGACTAGTTACACATAATACATTAATAAGAAAAAGCTAATTAGCGAATAACAACACAACCGCTAATAAAAACACCACACAAAACAACAACTAAGCACATGCAATGCGGGTAAAACCTCGTACACCAAGCAACAATATCGCGTTACTAAGTTAAATATAGCACATACGTATTAGTTTGCAAAATAAATGCGATTAATAATTAGAAATAAATCTAGAAATATCTAATACTTTAGAATCGCTTTTAAAGCGAATTGGCGTAATCTAAGCGAATTTGGGACGATTATCAACTATTATCCCTTTGTATTGTGTGGATATGGCCGCCAAAGCCTCTCAGCAATACGTACTAGCATACAAGCAATGAGGTATGGATTATATATTGCGGCTAATCGAAGAAAAGTATGCCCACCCACACGAATAACCACAGCAAAAGACTCAGAGACACTGCTGCAGAGCCCATATCCTTTGCTCGACCAGCTAATTCGTGGTGTTCATAGCCAACGCGATCAACCACCGATTCAATGCCACTGTTAAGAAGCTCTATGATCAACACAATCAACACAGTTGCCACCATGACTATGCGCTCGAGCTTAGAGACGTTCAACCAGAAGGCTAAGGGCACCAACACAACAGCTGCAATGAGCTCTTGCCGAAATGCGGCTTCGTATCGTATCGCTGCGAGTATACCTTTGTACGAATAGCGTGATGCTTTAATCAACCGAGTAAATCCGCGGTTTTTTTGGATCATACGGTTCTTCCTATTGGGCCGTTGGATTTGCGGGCAAGCCTATTGCAAATATATGACGAAAACGTGACTCCTTTATGTCATACCTCTATGGGGCCAGGCGCGATATCTGCCAGTGAGCTCCCTCTTTTATATACTGGAAGCGATCATGCAACCGGCTCCCTCCACCCTGCCAGAATTCAAATAGGTGGGGACGCACTAAAAACCCGCCCCAAAAATCGGGTATCGGCACTTCGCCATTAGCAAATTTCGCCTTCATAGATTCGTATTGCATTAATAAAAATTTTCGAGAGCTTATCTTATGGCTCTGCTGCGATGCCCATGCCGCAAGCTGACTGTCTCTCGGTCGAGACAGGAAATACTTGAGCGAATCCGCTTTGGTGATTTTTTCTGCCACACCTTCAACTTTCACCTGACGCTCCATGCCATGCCACGGAAAATGCAAACATACTTTGGGGTTGTTAGCGATTTGCAGGGCTTTATTACTCTTATAATTGGTGTAGAAAATAAAACCCGAGCTGTCGAGATGTTTCAGCAACACGATACGCTGGCTGGGTTGCCCTTGATCATCGACGGTCGCCAAAGTCATTGCCGTGGGGTCGGGAATTTCGGTGGTGATGGCTTGTTTAAGCCACAAGCTGAACTGTTCGTAAGGGTTATCTTGCAGATTTTCCCGTCGCAAGCCTCCCATGAGGTATTCACGACGAATGTCTTCGAGTTTCATAGGCAGAAAGGCTACTATTAGTTTTCAAAAGCGGCAAATGCTAATGCCATCAACATACATAAGCAATCGTTACTTCTATGACAACATCTGTTTCAGTGGTTGCCGCACTCATCGCCGGAGGCGAGGCACGCCGTTTTCAAGGAACCTTTAAGCCCCTGCTCGAGATCAACAATAAAACCCTGCTCGCTCGCTTGATCGACGCACTTCAAACACAGGTTAATGAAATTGTGGTTAATGTTAACGAGCGCTTGACCCTTATTAACAAGCTCGGAATCACCTGCATTAACGATAGTGAAGCCGGGTTGGAGTTGCAATATGCAGGTCCCTTATTGGGGGTCGCCAGTTGTCTGAGCTGGTTAAAATCCACACGTCCACAATCACCTTGGTTAATCACCGTGCCGGGAGATACACTGCAGCTTCCTGAGAATTTTGTGGAGAAATTATTTTTAGAGCGCAGCACACAACAGCTA
The DNA window shown above is from Alteromonadaceae bacterium 2753L.S.0a.02 and carries:
- a CDS encoding molybdopterin-guanine dinucleotide biosynthesis protein A, coding for MTTSVSVVAALIAGGEARRFQGTFKPLLEINNKTLLARLIDALQTQVNEIVVNVNERLTLINKLGITCINDSEAGLELQYAGPLLGVASCLSWLKSTRPQSPWLITVPGDTLQLPENFVEKLFLERSTQQLSYATCNGQHHYLAALWHTDVLDDLLNFITSGNRAVKQFQQQLGARPVAFDNEGISTKPYFFNINTPKDYEFAKEHYT
- a CDS encoding aspartate aminotransferase; this translates as MFESLKPIPADPILGVIAQFNSDPRDHKIDLGVGVYRDEHLQTPVLSSVKQAEEFLLASETSKAYIGPVGNSQFNALMIDLALGADHSAKSEMALVQTPGGCGALRVAAELIKRAYAGATIWVSDPTWGNHMPLLGDAGIQLKTYPYYDFETHQLRFDAMMAGLVEVKKGDLVLLHACCHNPSGADLTREQWHAISDLAQLKGFVPFVDMAYQGFGEDVASDAYGLRLLCEHLPEVLLAVSCSKNFGLYRERVGAVALKSAAPQIANSHFASIVRGIYSMPPAHGAAIVAHILANKVLFEQWLSELGCMRERILEMRTRLVDQLRSDGAGGRFDHIQHQRGMFSFLGLSASQVQDLAQNHAVYMVESSRINLAGLSEANIQPFCQALLSVM
- a CDS encoding Lrp/AsnC family transcriptional regulator — protein: MASEELDNYDHKILKLLQTDASISMNDLGDKVGLSHTPCWRRVKRLEEMGYIRGNVMLLNASQLNLGVAVHAYITIKSHDEDSLVAFESSVQPIPEIVECYSITGDKDYLLRVVVASVDHYEKLLKSTIVHLPNVASVNSVFALKQVKYTTALPL
- a CDS encoding HD-GYP domain-containing protein (c-di-GMP phosphodiesterase class II), coding for MSDEFENLIGVHSRFDKKINVRDLHVGMYVTKLDRDWLETPFLIQGLEVESAKDIEELAQYCEHVWVHNTEMPFAKEGALLDNKPSRRRTAKLFAVATPVEEEHAIARKLTVDTYKFISSLFDDIRLGRSVEEKKVRKIVRKNAESVIRNPDALSWMTRMRDEDRYTAEHSMHVCILALVFGRALGLPEEQLNNLGLCGLLHDVGKIRIPDEILNKPGKLSDKEMAVMKAHSAHGRKLLAASPNMYEGAIDVAFCHHERPDGKGYPQGLQDSEISLFSKMIAIVDAYDAMTCDRVYAKARPTTEALRILYECRGTQFDEKLVLAFIQTIGLYPPGSVVELRNGCVGLVVATNDRSRHLPKVLIMRDEEQQACKNRTVDLSLTLTGELSTHYHIKSVHSDGYCGIYLRECFEKGLLLHL
- a CDS encoding HD-GYP domain-containing protein (c-di-GMP phosphodiesterase class II), with the translated sequence MPKTVKMHVGELRVGMFVSKLDRDWLDTPFIMQGFLLEEQDDIEIVAEFCEYVWVDTDYSSKVSGPSSGVGTASQARAGTAFAGPSVSIQEEHRKTYKTFREARSLTKSLLDDIRLGGALDGSSARDMVNDCVQSVIRHPDALLWMSKIRDEREYTAEHCLNVCIMSIAFGRQLGMDEQELHNLGFCGLLHDVGKMRVPQEIVDKPASLTPKEMRLMKAHTVHGRNLLLASSNIFNGAIDVAYSHHERIDGTGYPRKLPGHGISRYSRIVALVDAYDAMTADRCYAPAKTSTEALKIIYNEKGKQFDEALAIKFIETIGLYPAGSIVELYSGDVGIVIESNPKLRHLPKVILLLDETKSVREKEVVKDLSHIESGELPRRFLIKQVWRDGSFDIRLREYQKKGLIIKH
- a CDS encoding pyridoxamine 5'-phosphate oxidase, giving the protein MKLEDIRREYLMGGLRRENLQDNPYEQFSLWLKQAITTEIPDPTAMTLATVDDQGQPSQRIVLLKHLDSSGFIFYTNYKSNKALQIANNPKVCLHFPWHGMERQVKVEGVAEKITKADSLKYFLSRPRDSQLAAWASQQSHKISSRKFLLMQYESMKAKFANGEVPIPDFWGGFLVRPHLFEFWQGGGSRLHDRFQYIKEGAHWQISRLAP
- a CDS encoding diacylglycerol kinase (ATP), which produces MIQKNRGFTRLIKASRYSYKGILAAIRYEAAFRQELIAAVVLVPLAFWLNVSKLERIVMVATVLIVLIIELLNSGIESVVDRVGYEHHELAGRAKDMGSAAVSLSLLLWLFVWVGILFFD